The Trichomycterus rosablanca isolate fTriRos1 chromosome 6, fTriRos1.hap1, whole genome shotgun sequence DNA segment cctcaattgcttagactgtatactgtaagtctctttggataaaataataatacattttatttatatagcgcttttcaagatactcaaagactaaaagcatctgctaaatgccgactatgtgggtagggtcttcaaacgctgtgtaaggactctgattgacagatagagaggcgcctgtgcagagggcatgggtgaaaaagggttccgctaagggctgcacgcaggtcggaggaggcgtgaccagcaatatacccacctcgactgcaatcagggaacccccagcagcggaggacaaattgactacactaaattgggagaaaatgggagaaaatgcataaataaaatagaaaaaaaaaaatgctcttGATGCTCAATAATAAGCTGATTAGgcttttgtaaatttgtttgacAGTTCTTGACCAGCAGAATCTTGTGAAACTACAGAATTCAGTGTCAGTTCAAGTGTACAAACACTAGGTGGCAGTAAATGCTgtgcttttaaatgtaaatcattAGCTATTGCTTAATGGATTTGAGTGCTGGATTTTCATAGACCatgcaaaaaagtgttaaaggcACACCTGGGCTTTGTATGGCCCTCGGGCCACATCCAGCCTGTCCCTATCCGGTCCACAAGGTCAGTGGTAATTAGAAATTTATGATACTGCATTTAATTTGGATTTTAAAAATCTTTGCATTTACATATTTTATCAAGACATTCTGTTTCTTTTTAAAGTGTtcctatttgtttaaaaatctattaaattgttttaatgtatatatatattgattaaATGTTTTTCAATGCTTTATTTAGCCTGTTAtgatttaaattttacatttgtatttacTCCATGTACAGCATTACTGCATTTTATGTATTCATGTGGCACACAATTTAGTTCCATTTTATCCTTTGAAGGTTTACAGTGCCTCCCAGTAGCCATAAAGTACACTGAATACTATTGAGAGgacattatttaacatttaagtgttaaaacttttaaaagttgtttgaaaatgtatttatttttattttattttattcatttatttgtcagGGACCATGCACTGAACACAAGCTAATTTCCATTTGCAGTCCCTGAGCAGGTAACCACATTACTAATACTGCACAAGATACCCATAATCATACATTCATATAAAAGAGGGGAGAAATTATCCAATAAAGATATAACCAAATCATATTAACAAAGTCTAACTATGTTAGTGCAAACATAATTCATTTCTCATAATCATGTACACCCACTTAATTCTCCTATTTAACATTTAGACCCGTGCACAACACGAGTAACAAACATAGGTTTAATCCTTGTCTTTATTGACTATATTTagggagttttgcatgttctctatgTGTTGCAATGCTTACATATACAATAAAGTACATGCACATTTAGTAagctttccttttctttctttcatcctGCACAGGCTGTTTGTGACGTTTTGCACCTATGATGTAATACATGCATGCTTTTAAGCAGCATATGCAACGCTGCATGGCATGACTCCCATGCCTTGACCTGCATGCAGCACTTCTCACGATCAAACGGCTTCCCTAAACAGTGAATGCCAGCACTTTGTTTCATTCGCGCTAGATCAAAGGCTTGGGCATTGCGTGAAGGCATTTGTGACGTCATGCACGTGTGATATATTAAACACTGGTCAGGAATGCTGCAGCAAACCCCAAAGCTTCGTCCTGCATGCACCACCCAGTGGCGTAACTggcagggggggcaggtgcactgggcaggtgcactatatatatatatatatatatatatatatgtatagagagagagagagagagagagagagaaagaataaaactatacatatatatatatatatatatatatatatatatatatatatatatatatatatatatatatatataaaatataatataaatattatatatatatatatatatatatatatatatatatatatatatatatatatactgtatatatatatatatatataaaaataattttttatgtatatacattttttttttttttgcactggggcccatgaggtcctagttacgccactggcaCCACCTCTCGATCCCCACGCGCTTCTAAGACCATGCGTTGCCATAGAGACGCGTTGTCTTTAAggaattttgcatgttctctatgTGTTGCAATGCTTACATATACAATAAAGTACATGCACATTTAGTAagctttccttttctttctttcatcctGCACAGGCTGTTTGTGACGTTTTGCACCTGTGATGTAATACATGCATGCGTTTAAGCAGCATATGCAACGCTGCATGGCATGACTCCCATGCCTTGACCTGCATGCAGCACTTCTTACTATCAATGCCAGTGAATGCCAGCACTTTGTTTCATTCGCGCTAGATCAAAGGCTTTGGCATTGCGTGAAGGCATTTGTGACGTCATGCACGTGTGATATATATTAAACACTGGTCAGGAATGCTGCAGCAAACCCCAAAGCTTCGTCCTGCATGCAGCACCTCTAGATCCCCACGCGCTTCTAAGACCATGCGTTGCCATAGAGACGCGGATGGATGAAGAATGACACTTCTGTCAGACTGCACCAAAATCCAGCCAATCAGCGCGGTAGGCTCGCCGCTCACGTGCTCTATTCACAAATTCGGTGGGTTCTCGCGATTCAGAACCGCCTGCTTGTTGTTACTCGTGCAGTGAATCATGCAGTCTCACAGACCGGGCTAATACATTCTTATAATACTTCTGTACCTGTACAAAACCTGAGCTCGGACTGAAGCAAGCTTTTAGCCGTTATGAGATTTTCACATGTTATACAGTGTGCTTAATATAACAAATGAAATCAACTCGAGTTCAAAATAGTTAAACATGTGTTTGTTTTCCCCTGGCTCATCAAGTTCTTTTACAAAGCATGCTATTGATTTTAACAACCGCAATCATGTGTCGTGTCAGGGAAAGGTCACCCCCCAAGTGCAAAGCTAACCCGTGTGTTTTGGGTTAAATAGACCCCAGAGATGGCACATTACCAGACTGATAAACTAATTAAACCTGAGTTATCCTCCCAGGGTGGCTTTTAATGTAATACAATGAGATTTTGTTTCAGAACCTTTCCATGGTCAGCAATACAGATACAAAACAAAATTGATGGCTATtcagaaacaaaataaaaaataaaaaaaaactatagtgtataatacaatctatctatctatctatctatctatctatctatctatctatctatctatctatctatctatctggtcAGTGCTGTAGTGGTCTGGTGGTCAGGGCAGAAGTGCACCCTAAACAGGGTGTTAATCCTCCACAGAGCACCAAACattcaaacatttaaacatttatttacccCTTCATACCTTATGGCAGTTTGGAGTTTCTaccatggggagaacatgcaaaactctctTACAGATGGTGACCAGAGGTGAAGATTAAACCCAGGTGCTCAGaatccatgttgctgtgtggtagCATACAAGCTATTCTACCTTTTCTActcttatctatctatgtatttatatttatcataCCTTACATCAATGCAATAGAGATATTGTTGTATCTACTATGCctttaaatgtaattactttAATTCATATAAATCAGTTTTAATTATGTGAGCATCCATTTTAaactacaatgttttttttaaacagataaACATTTTCTTCAAAGATTTATTTTCTGAAACCTtagttttcttattttattaaaacaatttaaGTGTTGCTTTGGTATTAAATTTGAGATCATAGTTTTTCTGAGGATTTCTTGCTAAATATATTGGCTGCCACTGCCACATTTTACAGTGGGAAAGGCATTATCTTACTCATTGTATTTTTCTCACATGTCATTTAGAATGCAAATCAAAATGTTTCAGAATTTCCACCAAGAGTTTCCCCTGCCCTTCAAGTAAGCAGGATGTTCTTGTTTTCAGTGTTTTGCAAAGGGTCAGTTGGTGTTTTAATTGGGACTTTTAGTGTGGCTGTAGTGTCATAGTTTCTCTAATTAATTGAACatcagtgtatgtttatatgtttagtACATTTACCAGTCTGTACTCTCTAAAAttagacacacacatgcacacacacacacacacacacacacacacacacacacacacacacacacacatatgtatatatgcatgtgtgtgtgtttgtgtgcaacaGTGTAGCAACTATTTTCTCCTGATCAAGTTtacagtcagttaaaaacacaaaaaacactaAATGTAAAGCTTCAAATAACTCCAATATACCCACCTGGAAAACCTATCTAACTTTACACAGACataaattcactcactcactcactcactcactcacacaaaaaaattaaagtagCCACTCAACATACAGCTTGCTTTTGGTAAGTGGAAATAAATcacagtgtatatacagggCAGCACATATGTAGAGATCTCTATTTATCACTGTCTGTAAAAGTTTTGTATGGGATAAAGCACTGCAGTCTCCCCTTACTTTTCAAAGACATACATTATGCTAATGGCTGCAGTACAATGGTTCtaggaatgtgtgtgtatatgtaaatgtacatacatacacatacatacatatgacAAGGATGTACACTTAATCTAGTTATAGGATTTAATAAAAGGTCTATGCCCTGCTTAGGCCTTACAATCCAAATACCGGTATATGAAGAAAGGATTAGATGGATGTAAGAATTGGTGTCATGGTGCTATAATACTCTATATCTGcatgattatctctttatcatgcCAACGCTGCCCTGTGTCTGCCAAGGAATGATGTAACCAttttaaactacacacacaatgcagCTACGTTGATATAcaataatacaacaaaaatggaaaaaataagaataaccCTAAAGGTATTTATGTAAAATGAATGTAAGAGAGTCAGTTGTATTtgttattcatatatttttaaatatacaatataaaacatTACGTTTTATACTATAACAATTGGCACATTGGACTGTAGAGATTCAGATCTGTTGCAAAATAGGTACATTCAACGTTTAAATAGATAGCATAcctgtgaagtgtgtgtgtgtgtgtgtgtgtgtgtgtgtgtgtgtgtgcgtgtgcgcgtgCGTGTTGAAGACCAGCACCACGGACAGCTCAGCGTCGGTGACAACATTGCTTCTGCTCTCTCGATACAGAAATAAAAGCTCTGAACACGGACGCACTAGCTAACACTGTATACAACCCTCACTGTAACCCGGCattattttttcttcatttaaagCCACAATGAAGATACAAGAAGAATATTTTAAGCATGCATTAAATAAACTAAGAGTCGTGTCCCTCTGGGGCAAAGTATTATACAGataaaataacatgaatcctctGTCTTGGAGGCGAAGCTCACCCCTCGGTCCATTTTCATTCTACGGCAGCAGTACGCAGCGTGACACCTCACGCCTTCACCCGATCTGGGCCTTACATTCAATTCAGCCTTTATGGACAGGATTTGTCTAAGATCTGTTTAAAATAAACTCTGTACCCTAGCGATCCAAAGTGCTTGTCCATTTGGCATTGGTGTCCTTGGGGCCTCCTTGGTTTTTCAGGTCCTGGAAGACCTCGGTAAAGAAGTGCGGATCGGCATTGATCTGCAGCATCTGGGCGCTCATTTTATCAATGATGCGCAGCGAGCGCTCCCAGAACACCTCCTTGTTGGTCTCCACCAGGAACGGTTTTAGAGGGTACGAGATCTCGTTGCCCATGTACGAGTAGGCCAGGTACAAGCAGGTGAGGAAGGTGGCCTGCAGCTCGAACTCACTGCTGATGTCCTCGGTCACGGCTTCCCGACACAGCAGATAGACGAAAACCAGGTTGGCAGGCGTGATGAAGCCCTGGTCTTGCCAGCCTTGGATCAGGAGAGAACGATCCACGTTGCGGAACCATAGGATGATCTCGTTGGGGCTGAGCTCTTTCAGCTTGTAGCACCTGCGGCACATGAAGTCGCTCAGACAGCGCAGGAGTTCTCCCGTGGAAGCCTGGACTATCACCCTGCGTGGGGAGATGATCGACCTGGTGCTGGATTGCCTTTGCACCGGGAGGAGCTGCTTGGCATTTTGTGTTCCATTCTGGCAGCTTTTATCTGGAACTGTTGGAACTGGAACGGCTAACGGTCCTTGCTTTTTGCGCTCGGATCCCGACTGCGATTTCTTTAGATTTTCTGTATTAAGCTGATCCACCGGATTGCTGATCTGAGGTGGATTGGGGTTCACTTTTTTGGCACTCTTCTTTTTTGCCGACGCCGCTACCAACCTCTTCCACGTCAGGGCTGATATAAGAACCGAATGGCGCTTTAGGGTTTTCTCAGCCTTGCCACTGGCACCGTGCGCAATCTCCGGCTTTTCATCCAGAATGCCCCCTTTCTTAGAGGTAGGAGAAATGGAGAGCACCGTGCCCATATTTGCAGCTGGCGACCAACACCCACCGCCCTGTCGGAATGCAAGTCTCTTGCCTTGTATCCTAGATCACAGAGTCACGTCCATTGACGGCTCATCGAATCATTGCACGGACGCTCACAGGTAAAATACAGCCGCTGCTCCTGAATCCGGATTATACCGTGCCTATAAACTATGTCTGCAACATTTGCGCGCGCCACTCCTTCTGCATCCCGCTGCGCGCGCACCCTTCTTCAGCGCGAGCACTGCGCAGGACCTGAGATGTGTAGCcgggcaaaacacacacacacacacacacacacacacacatacacgcacacacacacacacacacacacacacacacacacacacacacaccacacagacacacagtaaGCCGACATAAGCCTCCAGATTTATCCAATCACCATGCAATGGAAGATGATTGATCAAGGGTTTTACCAATCctgaaagctttaaaaccagttcTCCCCCCATGTGTGGGATAGAACATTTTAGTCTTTTATTTGCTCCAGATTAAGACTGTGTTCTTGGGGTTGATCCAAGAATAGTTCGGAAAGTGGCATATCAGAGAAACAGGGGAGACAGGGGTCGGTTTGCACTGTCTGCATTCGTGCATTTGTAAGGCAAGATCTACAAGTACATGAAAATGTACTTGACAAATAGAAGAacatgcttttaaaatattttcctTATTttccagtgggtagcactgtcgcctcacggcaagaaggtcctgggttcgatccccaggtggggcaatctgggtcctttctgtgcggagtttgcatgttctccccgtgtctgtgtgggtttcctccgggagctctggtttcctcccacagtccaaaaacatgcagtcaggttaattggacacactgaattgccctataagtgaatgagtgtgtgtatgtgtgtctgccttgcgatggactggcgtcccgtccagggtgttactgtgtgccttgctgggataaccctaattggataagcggataagaaaatgaatgcatTAATGAATTATGGTTTTGATGAGGGAGATGAATAGTCCAGAACGTTGGTCCAAAATAATTTTGGTTTAACTGGCTTAAGATCTGGAGACATATGGTCAGATCCACCATAGCACCATAGCAcatgatttacatttttattactcaTCAAACTATTTAGTGCTCTCTCATGCCATGTGGATGAGAGTATTAACATTTAAGAAACATTGTTCTTGTTCTTGTTTTGTTGAACCACTCTCCATCTGTGCCTAGAAACAACTGAGCCTTTTGTTAACGTTGCTTTAATACCTAATCATGACAGCATCACCTGTAGAATGATTTAAAACAGGTGTTTGGATCATTCCAAAAAGTCTGAATAGGATGTatcctttttggaatgtgttgcaggcatcaaataaaAATCGTGTATATTGGTGTGTACAAAAATCAATAAAGTGGACAAAGGCAAAACACTAAATATCTCTTAGTGCTGTTtcaataaaatacacataaaaGACAAATCATGCTTTCcggtttttatttaaatcatttttacagTCCCATTTTTTGTTGACATTTAATGGCCAAAAGACACAACTCTTTATCTTATTAAGTATAACCTTTTCAGCCACACATGCTACAGGTGTATACAACTGAGCATTCTTCCTCTGTTAAACAGGATTATTtagcatataaataaaaaacaatatgtAGCTGACTGATGTGAcgtaagtttattaaaaatacagacaCTTGCATTGGCCCTAGATTATGTAACAGGGCATTTGATAATGTCAAATAATTGCGTTATTAATAATCATGTCATTCATGATTCAAGCAAAGTCATTCAAGCAATGATTCAAGCAGTGGTGGTGGGGGTTAAATTGGCAACcatctgattgctagtccagtatgCTACGGCTGCACTATATTTTTTTTTGTAGCATCATCATTTCTGatagaaattatatttatttaaaagaatatttgtgcttttattattatcattattattattatttacatctacggcatttagcagatgcttttatccaaagcaacttacaattgtgactgaatgcaattcaagcaatttagggttaatgACTTTGCTCAAGAACGGTGGTGGTGGTTAAATTATTTTTCAGCATCATCATTTcggataaatatttattttaaatggacaGTGTTCAGGGCTTTAACATAATTGTTTGCACTTAGTAAGCTTTACTAAATCATCTGTCTTGTTTCATTTGCATTGATGTTTATGATTTATATTTCTATAAAATTTGTGTAggagaataaaataaagaaactaCAGTGAATTTGCTTTGAGTATAtactttgtattatttttaagtgCCTAGGATTTAATAGACCCATGAGCCAGTCCTGTATTTATGTatagtattgttgttgtttcacacaagattatttaaaagtTATTCTCCCCAGATGTttggattaaataaatgaatgcagaTTAAAAGAGCAAAAATTAATGACGAGGAAAATAACACAGTGCCAAGCTTCCTTGATCTCCCCTGTTTTGTGAAATGTAGGCTAAAATCTGGGTTAGATAAATAGTTGACACTGTATGCATTtaagcattaatttaaggatttTACTAAACAGAATTGAATAATGAAGCAAGTTGCATGGAAGAGGGTCAAAAATCAGGTGGCACTGTATAACATCTTCGGCATCAAACATCCCCTTACCATAGAGTCTGTTTGCAGGGTtcaaaagaaacagaaaaaaaggggataaaaagtactttttgtctttagaGTATGCAGTGCAAGTATGTTCAATCaactgtatttgtttaaatgtagtgtagttattttttcttttcttttttgttacaTAACTGCCAAAAACTCAAAATTTTCTGTAGCCTCCAGTCTTTTGGGAGGACTTTCTGCTAGGATTTGGAGTGTCCTGGCTCAAAATCAATGCTCCAATTAATCCTAAAAACGGAGTTTTTCGACATTAGGGCTTCCAGGGTAATACAATTCTGGGTAATACAGACTCATGCAAATTCACCATCTAGTGGTCAGTTTGTGACAACATTATTAACAGCAAGAGTGCATAGATCCAGTCCAGCAAATCAAGCAAACATATTTTAATACTTCTGCACCAATACAACTATTAAACCTGGTAATTAATTGCTGAATGAATACTGTAATAacgtatgttttattattatatgcttTAACAAgtaaacatttgtttttattttctgctcTGCTACACCTCacttaataaacacattttcccTTTTCAAGCATCTGATTCCAATAGGTCATTGCTTGGTAAGTGCTAGATGAGTTATAGTacca contains these protein-coding regions:
- the cdk5r2a gene encoding cyclin-dependent kinase 5 activator 2a; amino-acid sequence: MGTVLSISPTSKKGGILDEKPEIAHGASGKAEKTLKRHSVLISALTWKRLVAASAKKKSAKKVNPNPPQISNPVDQLNTENLKKSQSGSERKKQGPLAVPVPTVPDKSCQNGTQNAKQLLPVQRQSSTRSIISPRRVIVQASTGELLRCLSDFMCRRCYKLKELSPNEIILWFRNVDRSLLIQGWQDQGFITPANLVFVYLLCREAVTEDISSEFELQATFLTCLYLAYSYMGNEISYPLKPFLVETNKEVFWERSLRIIDKMSAQMLQINADPHFFTEVFQDLKNQGGPKDTNAKWTSTLDR